The Candidatus Kapaibacterium sp. genome includes a region encoding these proteins:
- a CDS encoding ATP-binding protein encodes MTKEELLKELQAFIQENNTLKSLIAKEEAEFVIANKELAFQNDEKEKRAAELIIANKELAFQNDEKERRAAKLVIANKELILQNDEKEKRAAELVIANKELAFQNDEKEKRAAELIIANKELAFQNDEKEKRAAELIIANKELAFQNDEKEKRAAELVIANKELAFQNDLKEKRAAELIIANKELAFQNDEKEKRAAELIIANNELAFQNELKEKRAAELIIANKELAFQNDEKEKRAAELIIANNELAFQNDLKEKRAAELILAKEKAEEFENKFRQIAENIDEVFWLRTKSEMIYISPSFEKIWGIPCQDIYEDPKMFTDRIHPDDKSNVEEIVISSEFNDLGLFNYEYRILRTANQIRWINAKTFPIIDDTGQILKRVGIASDITEKYESNLELIKSKEHAEQSDRLKSAFLANMSHEIRTPMNGILGFASILKEADLTGEERSEYLELMEQSGIRMLNIINDIVDISKIESGLMELHSKETNINEQIDYIFTFFKPEMDKKKIKFSSKKSLAGKDAVINSDREKIYAILTNLVKNAIKYTDEGSIEFGYNVRTENETSVLEFYIKDTGIGIPKNRQEAIFERFIQADINDKMARQGAGLGLSISKAFVELLGGDMWVNSEEGIGSTFYFSLPYITEPKETINKQTDGVVSPIKPEVEGLKILIAEDDETSGQLISITVKKISKEILRARTGTAAVEICHNNPDIDLILMDIQMPDMNGYDATRQIRQFNNDVIIIAQTAFGLSGDREKTIAAGCNDYIGKPINKSVLLELIQKHFTH; translated from the coding sequence ATGACCAAAGAAGAGCTCCTAAAAGAGCTACAAGCATTTATTCAAGAGAATAATACTTTGAAATCTTTAATAGCAAAGGAAGAAGCAGAATTTGTTATTGCCAATAAAGAGCTTGCCTTTCAAAATGATGAGAAGGAAAAAAGAGCTGCAGAGCTAATCATTGCCAACAAAGAACTCGCTTTTCAAAATGATGAGAAGGAAAGAAGGGCTGCTAAATTAGTCATTGCCAACAAAGAACTTATCTTGCAAAACGATGAGAAGGAGAAACGTGCTGCTGAATTAGTCATTGCTAACAAAGAGCTCGCTTTTCAGAACGATGAAAAGGAAAAAAGAGCGGCAGAATTAATCATTGCTAACAAAGAACTCGCTTTTCAAAACGATGAGAAGGAAAAAAGAGCGGCGGAATTAATCATTGCTAACAAAGAACTCGCTTTTCAAAACGATGAGAAGGAAAAAAGAGCGGCAGAATTAGTCATTGCCAACAAAGAACTCGCTTTTCAAAATGATTTAAAAGAAAAGAGGGCTGCGGAATTAATCATTGCTAACAAAGAACTTGCTTTTCAAAATGATGAAAAAGAAAAGAGGGCGGCAGAATTAATCATTGCTAACAATGAACTTGCTTTTCAAAATGAATTAAAAGAAAAGAGGGCTGCGGAATTAATCATTGCCAACAAAGAACTTGCTTTTCAAAATGATGAAAAAGAAAAGAGGGCGGCAGAATTAATCATTGCTAACAATGAACTTGCTTTTCAAAATGATTTAAAAGAAAAGAGAGCTGCGGAATTAATACTAGCAAAGGAAAAAGCTGAAGAATTTGAAAATAAATTCAGACAAATAGCTGAAAATATAGACGAAGTTTTTTGGTTGCGAACAAAAAGTGAAATGATTTATATAAGCCCTTCATTTGAAAAGATTTGGGGTATTCCTTGTCAAGATATTTATGAAGACCCCAAGATGTTTACCGATAGAATTCACCCTGATGATAAATCTAATGTAGAGGAAATAGTTATATCAAGCGAATTCAATGATTTAGGATTATTCAACTATGAGTATCGAATATTACGAACAGCAAATCAAATACGATGGATAAATGCCAAAACATTTCCAATAATTGATGATACGGGACAGATATTAAAAAGAGTTGGAATTGCTTCAGATATAACTGAGAAATACGAAAGTAATCTAGAGTTAATTAAATCCAAAGAACACGCCGAACAAAGCGACAGACTTAAATCTGCATTTTTAGCCAATATGTCACATGAAATCCGGACTCCGATGAACGGTATTTTAGGTTTTGCCAGCATTTTGAAAGAAGCTGACCTTACCGGTGAGGAGCGAAGTGAATATCTCGAACTCATGGAGCAAAGTGGTATCCGTATGCTCAATATCATCAACGATATTGTTGATATTTCGAAAATCGAATCCGGGCTAATGGAATTGCATTCGAAGGAAACCAATATTAACGAACAAATTGATTATATTTTTACATTCTTCAAACCTGAGATGGATAAAAAGAAAATCAAATTTTCCTCTAAAAAGTCATTAGCAGGAAAAGATGCTGTTATTAATTCCGACCGTGAAAAAATATATGCAATTCTTACCAATCTTGTCAAAAATGCAATTAAATATACAGATGAAGGGTCAATAGAATTTGGGTATAACGTCAGAACTGAAAACGAAACTTCGGTATTGGAATTTTATATTAAAGACACCGGAATAGGAATTCCGAAGAATAGACAGGAAGCGATTTTTGAACGCTTTATTCAAGCCGATATAAATGACAAAATGGCTCGACAAGGTGCAGGTTTGGGTTTATCTATTTCTAAAGCATTTGTGGAGCTACTCGGTGGAGACATGTGGGTTAATAGCGAAGAAGGAATAGGCTCAACATTTTATTTCTCTTTGCCTTATATCACCGAACCGAAGGAAACAATTAATAAACAGACTGATGGTGTGGTCAGCCCAATTAAACCGGAAGTTGAGGGATTGAAAATTTTAATTGCCGAAGACGATGAAACATCCGGGCAATTGATTTCAATAACTGTCAAAAAAATTAGCAAAGAAATATTAAGAGCAAGAACCGGCACTGCAGCAGTTGAAATCTGCCACAATAACCCTGACATTGATTTAATTCTGATGGATATTCAAATGCCTGATATGAATGGATATGATGCTACCCGTCAAATTCGCCAATTCAACAACGATGTTATCATAATTGCTCAAACAGCTTTTGGGCTTTCAGGCGACCGAGAAAAGACTATCGCAGCCGGATGCAACGATTATATTGGAAAACCTATTAACAAATCTGTATTACTTGAATTAATTCAAAAGCATTTTACACATTAG